The Kozakia baliensis genome includes a region encoding these proteins:
- a CDS encoding DNA-directed RNA polymerase subunit alpha has translation MVLQKNWQSLIKPEKLEVSPGSVPTQTATVVAEPLERGFGMTLGNAIRRVLLSSLQGAAVTAIQIDGVLHEFSSVPGVREDVTDIVLNIKQLALRMHGEGPKRMMLTATGPGEVRAGQIQAGHDIEIMNPDLVICTLDDGVKLGMEFTVNMGKGYVPAAANRPEDAPIGLIPIDAIYSPVRRVSYKVEQTRVGQVTDYDKLLLTVETNGAVTPEDSLALAARILQDQLQLFINFDEPRPVRQEEPRDDLPFNRNLLRKVDELELSVRSANCLKNDNIVYIGDLVQKSEQEMLRTPNFGRKSLNEIKEVLTSMGLSLGMSVPAWPPENIEDLAKRLDETF, from the coding sequence TTGGTCCTCCAGAAGAACTGGCAGTCCCTTATAAAGCCGGAAAAGCTGGAAGTTTCGCCCGGCTCGGTGCCGACGCAGACGGCGACCGTCGTTGCCGAGCCGCTGGAACGTGGCTTCGGCATGACGCTTGGCAACGCGATTCGTCGCGTATTGCTGTCGTCTTTGCAGGGCGCGGCCGTGACGGCGATCCAGATCGACGGCGTGTTGCATGAGTTCTCGTCGGTGCCCGGCGTCCGTGAGGACGTGACGGACATCGTTCTCAATATCAAGCAACTCGCGCTGCGTATGCACGGCGAAGGCCCTAAGCGCATGATGCTGACGGCGACAGGCCCAGGCGAAGTGCGTGCAGGTCAGATCCAGGCCGGCCACGATATCGAGATCATGAATCCGGATCTCGTGATCTGCACCTTGGATGACGGCGTGAAGCTCGGCATGGAGTTCACCGTCAACATGGGGAAGGGCTATGTTCCTGCCGCTGCGAATCGTCCGGAAGATGCGCCGATCGGCCTGATCCCGATCGATGCGATCTACTCTCCTGTTCGTCGCGTTTCCTACAAAGTCGAGCAAACTCGTGTCGGTCAGGTGACGGACTACGACAAGCTGCTCCTGACGGTGGAAACCAACGGTGCGGTAACGCCGGAAGACAGCCTTGCCCTGGCGGCGCGTATTCTCCAAGACCAGTTGCAGCTCTTCATCAACTTCGATGAGCCGCGTCCGGTCCGTCAGGAAGAGCCGCGCGACGATTTGCCGTTCAACCGCAATCTGCTGCGTAAGGTCGATGAACTCGAGCTTTCCGTCCGTAGCGCGAATTGCTTGAAAAACGACAACATCGTCTATATCGGCGACTTGGTGCAGAAGTCCGAGCAGGAAATGCTGCGTACGCCGAACTTCGGCCGTAAGTCGCTTAACGAAATCAAGGAAGTGCTCACTTCCATGGGCCTGTCGCTTGGCATGAGTGTGCCGGCTTGGCCACCCGAGAACATTGAGGATTTGGCGAAGCGTCTCGACGAGACGTTCTAA
- the rpsM gene encoding 30S ribosomal protein S13, giving the protein MARIAGVNIPTNKRVVIALSYIYGIGPSTAEAICSKLEIPDAKRVNELSDDEIVKIRELIDGEYRVEGDLRRETAMNIKRLMDLGCYRGLRHRRGLPVRGQRTHTNARTRKGKAVAIAGKKKATR; this is encoded by the coding sequence GTGGCACGTATTGCCGGCGTAAATATTCCGACGAACAAGCGGGTGGTTATCGCCCTGAGCTACATCTACGGCATTGGTCCGTCGACGGCTGAGGCGATCTGCTCCAAACTCGAGATTCCTGACGCGAAGCGCGTTAACGAACTCAGCGACGACGAAATCGTGAAGATCCGCGAGCTGATCGATGGCGAGTATCGCGTTGAAGGCGATCTGCGCCGTGAGACGGCGATGAACATCAAGCGTTTGATGGATCTGGGCTGCTATCGCGGTCTGCGTCATCGTCGCGGCCTGCCGGTTCGCGGTCAGCGGACCCATACGAACGCTCGTACCCGCAAGGGCAAAGCTGTGGCGATCGCAGGCAAGAAGAAAGCAACGCGCTAA
- the rpsK gene encoding 30S ribosomal protein S11 translates to MAKAAAPRIRKKERKNIISGVAHVLSTFNNTMITISDAQGNSIAWSSAGAQGFKGSRKSTPYAAQVAAEDAGRKAREHGMETLEIEVSGPGSGRESALRALQAVGFSITSIRDLTPVPHNGCRPRKRRRV, encoded by the coding sequence ATGGCTAAGGCCGCTGCTCCGCGTATCCGTAAAAAGGAGCGCAAGAACATTATCTCTGGTGTCGCGCACGTGCTTTCCACGTTCAATAACACCATGATCACCATTTCGGATGCGCAGGGCAACTCGATCGCCTGGTCGTCTGCTGGCGCGCAGGGCTTCAAGGGCTCTCGTAAATCCACCCCGTATGCTGCTCAGGTCGCTGCTGAAGACGCGGGCCGCAAGGCGCGTGAGCACGGCATGGAGACGTTGGAAATCGAAGTGTCGGGCCCAGGTTCGGGCCGCGAGAGCGCTCTTCGTGCGCTTCAGGCCGTTGGTTTCTCGATCACTTCGATCCGTGATCTGACGCCGGTTCCGCATAACGGCTGCCGCCCGCGCAAGCGTCGCCGCGTTTGA
- a CDS encoding adenylate kinase: protein MNIILLGPPGAGKGTQAKRLEEHYGLRQISTGDMLRAEVAAGTPLGKDAKAVMDKGLFIPDPIMIGMIKSRIAQPDCARGFILDGFPRTESQAQALDVMLAEKNMTIDAVLLLEVNSDQLVERLASRRGPDGSRRADDEPDTVRKRLKIYDEQTAPILPYYKKEGRLRRIDGMQSVEVVEQEIAKALGLEKAS, encoded by the coding sequence ATGAACATCATTCTTCTCGGTCCGCCTGGGGCTGGCAAGGGAACGCAAGCGAAGCGCCTTGAAGAGCATTACGGTCTGCGTCAGATTTCCACAGGCGATATGTTGCGTGCGGAAGTCGCTGCAGGAACGCCGCTTGGAAAAGATGCGAAAGCAGTTATGGATAAGGGATTGTTCATTCCCGATCCGATTATGATCGGCATGATCAAATCGCGCATCGCGCAACCCGATTGTGCACGTGGCTTCATTCTCGATGGTTTCCCTCGCACGGAAAGCCAAGCTCAGGCGCTCGATGTCATGTTGGCCGAAAAGAACATGACTATTGATGCGGTTTTGCTTTTAGAGGTGAATTCGGATCAACTTGTCGAGCGCTTGGCGTCACGTCGCGGGCCTGATGGCTCTCGGCGGGCAGATGACGAGCCTGACACGGTACGTAAGCGCTTGAAGATTTACGATGAACAAACGGCACCGATTCTGCCTTACTATAAAAAGGAAGGCAGATTGCGCCGTATCGACGGAATGCAGTCCGTTGAGGTTGTCGAACAGGAAATCGCCAAAGCGTTAGGCCTGGAAAAGGCAAGCTAA